The following are from one region of the Nicotiana tomentosiformis chromosome 7, ASM39032v3, whole genome shotgun sequence genome:
- the LOC138895335 gene encoding uncharacterized protein, translating into MKDHIIGEDYELWDIVTDGPLATLKINAEGADNAKDKKWLDCGLGPDEYSKIQSCTTAKKIWDTLQVAHEGTPQVKTSIETLLYSQYENFAMKEGETIQEMYTRFITLTNELNSFGRIIPEEDRVEKILTRILTITWESKITTIQESKNIATLPLDELIGNLTVNVGDTP; encoded by the exons ATGAAAGATCACATTAtaggagaggactatgagctatgggacattgtcactgatggtccactggctaccttGAAGATAAATGCTGAAGGAGCAGAT AATGCTAAAGACAAGAAATGGCTTGattgtggacttggtccagatgagtacagcaAAATTcaaagttgtaccactgctaagaaaatttgggacacattgcaagtggctcatgaaggaacacctcaggtgaagaCATCTATAGAAACTCTACtttattctcaatatgagaactttgctatgaaggaaggagaaaccattcaagagatgtatacaaggttcattACACTAACAAATGAGCTAAACTCTTTTGGAAGAATTATTcccgaagaagatagagtcgAGAAGATACTGACTAGGATTTTGACTATCACATGGGAAAGCAAAATCACtaccattcaggaatcaaagaatattgccactctcccactagatgaattaattggaaatctcactgtgAACGTAGGAGACACaccatga